CGGTCTTTCGCGCCTTCGCCGACAAGCAGGCCCTGCTGGACGCCTGCGCGAACCAGGTGCTGCACCCCGGGCCGCTGCTGGAGCAGTTGGCCGCCGTCAACCGCCGGCAGCCGCTCGCCGAGCGGCTCACCGACGCCGCCACCGCGGTCCGGGCGCACCTGGACCGGGTCGCGACCGTGCTGGGCGCGCTGTACGCGACCGGCCGCCCCGGCCCACCGTCGGCCGGCGACCGTCCCCGCGACGCCGCGCCCGTGCCGGCGCAGCAGGGCCACGACCGGGCGCCCACGGGTCGCGCCGACGCGGCGCAGGGCGTACGGGCGGCGATCGTGGCGCTGCTGGCCCCGGACGCCGACCGGTTCCGGCTGCCCGTCGAGCGGGTCGCGGAGCTGTTCCTGGCCCTGCTGCCGCCACGCGGACCGCTCGGCGTCGAGCCGCCGTCGCCGGCCGAACTGGTCCAGGTGTTCCTGCACGGCGTCCTCACCCCGCAGCCCGTCCGATGAGCACGGGCCCCCTCATCGACGCCCTCGCCCCGAGGGCCACGGTGCGACTGCCGCTCACCCGCCCGAACCTGCGGCGCTGATCGGCCGCGCCGACCCGCGGGGCTCGTCTCGTCGCACAGCCGTCCCGCCCGGGCGGTCGTCGACTCGACCGTCCGGGCGGGACGCCACCCGGTCAGCCGCGCGGGCGGGGGCAGATGCAGAACGGCTGCCCGATCGGG
This genomic interval from Micromonospora coxensis contains the following:
- a CDS encoding TetR/AcrR family transcriptional regulator, whose amino-acid sequence is MTAHGEPRRRAPGMSADRRRAMIVHTALPLLAAHGPRLTTAQVARAAGIGEATVFRAFADKQALLDACANQVLHPGPLLEQLAAVNRRQPLAERLTDAATAVRAHLDRVATVLGALYATGRPGPPSAGDRPRDAAPVPAQQGHDRAPTGRADAAQGVRAAIVALLAPDADRFRLPVERVAELFLALLPPRGPLGVEPPSPAELVQVFLHGVLTPQPVR